One window of the Lytechinus pictus isolate F3 Inbred chromosome 5, Lp3.0, whole genome shotgun sequence genome contains the following:
- the LOC129261478 gene encoding uncharacterized protein LOC129261478 — MYDRKAFFFKRRLCMGCGMTDSHRIKECQDRRSCKECGGRHLSCLHYATKKTEHAGFANCTTVCSIQDQNGRDHSMIVPVWVRHQENPSKECLVYAVLDDQSNVSYMSEKLRDKLVVKGASTNLQLTTMHGSSTIESKKIKGLEIQDYNKEHVIQLQVAFARQEIPASRSQIPKKEVVNHWPHLRQVADEMIPYDRNIDVSLLIGNDCPRAIRPRQVITGGEDDPYAKKSLLGWGIIGKVCLTSESSGAVVCNKSTSCESVKFAVPSTAKEILCPQKVIAILEKDFADENMGGQSFSMEDKKFLRIMEKEIRKRPDGHYEMPLPLKTPNTSLPYNRKVAENRWKQLNARFRRNPKFMEDYIEFMKDVLEACAERAPSNYKQGKVNYVPHTGVYHPQKPGKIRVVFDCSAKCEGISLNDNLLQGPDLTNGLVGVLCRFRQEEVAVVGDIKGMFHQLFVSEEDRDLLRFLWWEDGDPNKDVIEYRMKVHLFGATSSPGCANYGFKKAADDGEAEFGSDAASYIRDDFYVDDGLKSVATPDEAVSAMKASQAICSKAGLRLHKIMSNNKEVLQSFPIEDRAKGIADLDLEVDPLPIERALGVFWCVIHCSSELSLLEGSSIYCWLNL; from the coding sequence ATGTATGACCGAAAGGCATTCTTCTTCAAGCGGAGACTGTGCATGGGATGTGGAATGACGGATAGTCATCGTATCAAGGAGTGCCAAGATCGACGATCGTGCAAGGAATGTGGCGGTCGCCATCTGTCCTGTCTACACTATGCTACCAAGAAGACTGAGCATGCAGGCTTTGCCAACTGTACTACAGTATGCTCAATCCAGGATCAAAACGGCAGAGATCATAGTATGATTGTTCCAGTCTGGGTGAGACATCAAGAAAATCCAAGTAAAGAGTGCCTTGTGTATGCAGTGCTTGATGATCAGTCAAATGTAAGCTACATGTCAGAGAAACTGCGTGACAAACTCGTCGTAAAGGGAGCTTCAACAAATCTGCAGCTTACAACAATGCATGGAAGTTCTACCATCGAAAGTAAGAAAATCAAGGGTCTGGAGATACAAGACTATAATAAGGAGCATGTAATTCAACTACAAGTGGCCTTTGCAAGACAGGAAATACCAGCCAGCAGGTCACAAATACCCAAGAAGGAGGTGGTAAATCACTGGCCTCATCTACGTCAAGTTGCGGATGAAATGATACCCTATGATAGAAACATTGATGTGTCACTCTTGATCGGAAATGATTGCCCAAGAGCTATCCGGCCTCGACAAGTAATCACTGGAGGGGAGGATGACCCCTATGCTAAAAAATCTCTCCTAGGTTGGGGAATTATTGGAAAAGTCTGCCTGACATCTGAAAGTTCCGGTGCTGTTGTTTGCAACAAAAGTACAAGTTGTGAGAGCGTGAAGTTTGCAGTCCCGTCAACAGCGAAAGAAATCCTCTGCCCGCAAAAAGTAATTGCGATTCTCGAGAAGGACTTTGCTGATGAAAACATGGGAGGGCAGTCTTTCTCAATGGAGGACAAGAAGTTCCTGCGAATCATGgagaaagaaataaggaaaCGACCAGACGGACATTATGAGATGCCCCTCCCTCTCAAGACGCCTAACACATCGCTACCATACAATCGCAAAGTAGCAGAGAACCGATGGAAGCAACTAAATGCCAGATTTAGAAGGAACCCAAAGTTTATGGAAGACTACATAGAATTCATGAAAGATGTGCTTGAAGCATGTGCTGAAAGGGCTCCCTCTAACTACAAACAAGGAAAGGTAAACTATGTACCCCATACTGGTGTCTATCATCCCCAAAAGCCAGGGAAAATACGTGTGGTCTTCGACTGCTCAGCAAAGTGTGAAGGAATCTCACTCAATGACAACCTCCTACAAGGACCAGACTTGACAAATGGCTTAGTTGGAGTACTGTGTAGGTTCCGTCAAGAAGAAGTTGCTGTCGTTGGAGACATCAAAGGAATGTTTCACCAATTATTCGTGTCGGAGGAAGATCGGGACCTTCTCCGTTTCTTGTGGTGGGAAGATGGTGACCCAAACAAAGACGTGATCGAATACAGGATGAAGGTTCACCTATTCGGCGCCACTAGCTCACCTGGATGTGCTAACTATGGCTTCAAGAAAGCAGCAGATGACGGCGAAGCTGAGTTTGGGTCCGATGCAGCTTCGTATATTCGAGATGACTTCTATGTCGACGACGGACTTAAGTCAGTCGCAACCCCAGATGAAGCCGTGAGTGCCATGAAAGCAAGCCAAGCAATCTGCAGTAAAGCTGGACTGAGATTACACAAGATAATGTCTAATAATAAGGAGGTTCTGCAGAGTTTTCCTATCGAAGACAGAGCTAAGGGTATTGCTGACTTGGACCTAGAAGTTGATCCATTACCAATAGAGAGAGCATTAGGTGTATTCTGGTGCGTGATACATTGCAGTTCCGAATTGAGCTTACTAGAGGGGAGTTCTATCTACTGTTGGCTCAATTTATGA